One part of the Armatimonadota bacterium genome encodes these proteins:
- a CDS encoding TetR family transcriptional regulator produces the protein MTAQSVIVKAMSRRRLENLDAERQRRLFESASEEFAAKGYDAASLNRILEKSGMSKSSLYYYFDDKADLFTTLIERTLSVVLKEVGGFDPNSLTAENYWSEFEKIYRRALAVIERNAWLVKFGGMFYRLRNDPKEGSATGRIFQAARKWVDIVLVRGQEVGVVRTDLPQSLLVDSTMSLLESLDRWGVAHWSELTESEKQAMPAQHIELFRRFLAPENETATRP, from the coding sequence AAACCTGGATGCCGAACGCCAGCGTAGGCTCTTCGAAAGCGCCTCCGAGGAGTTTGCCGCCAAGGGCTACGATGCCGCATCGCTGAACCGGATTCTTGAGAAATCCGGCATGAGTAAGAGCTCGCTGTATTACTATTTCGATGACAAAGCCGATCTATTCACGACCCTCATCGAACGAACCCTTTCCGTGGTCTTGAAGGAAGTCGGCGGCTTCGATCCCAACTCCTTGACCGCCGAAAACTATTGGTCTGAATTTGAGAAGATCTATCGAAGAGCCCTCGCCGTGATCGAACGGAACGCCTGGCTGGTGAAGTTTGGCGGCATGTTCTATCGCCTTCGGAACGACCCCAAAGAAGGCTCCGCTACCGGTCGAATTTTCCAAGCGGCGCGAAAGTGGGTCGATATTGTGCTTGTCCGCGGGCAAGAAGTTGGCGTGGTCCGCACCGACCTTCCCCAATCTTTGCTCGTGGATTCCACCATGAGCCTATTGGAATCCCTGGACCGCTGGGGTGTCGCCCACTGGAGCGAACTCACCGAATCAGAGAAGCAAGCGATGCCCGCTCAGCACATCGAACTGTTCCGACGGTTCCTTGCTCCAGAAAACGAAACGGCGACCCGCCCCTGA
- a CDS encoding sigma-70 family RNA polymerase sigma factor: MPQASLVRAVGPQEILQEQEALRGSPSLLRTVLSHQLITSRSKSRKIGNLLNLSHPYSLHTHWRTMDLETCEELDKLRNRDAAALNNWVHRNYDDIYRLLRHLTRQTETAEDLAQQTFLKAIQALPSYRGEASHKTWLSRIAFREYIAWRRKRRLFLPLEALHPKLDRNFSAVDDGEVLLSALHQLPSALREAFLLYEVQQMSIEEIAEVTASPVGTVKSRLHHARSRLQSMLGSTYQEIRYECR, from the coding sequence ATGCCCCAGGCTAGTTTAGTGCGGGCCGTTGGCCCTCAGGAAATCTTACAGGAGCAGGAAGCGTTGAGGGGAAGCCCTTCTCTTTTGCGAACTGTTTTGTCTCACCAACTTATCACTTCCCGATCCAAATCTCGCAAAATTGGAAACTTACTCAACCTTTCGCACCCGTATTCCCTCCATACCCATTGGAGAACCATGGATCTCGAAACTTGCGAAGAACTGGACAAGCTGAGAAATCGAGATGCTGCGGCGCTTAACAACTGGGTGCATCGAAACTACGACGACATCTATCGCTTATTACGCCATCTGACTCGGCAGACAGAGACCGCTGAGGACCTCGCCCAGCAGACATTTCTCAAAGCCATCCAGGCGCTCCCAAGCTACCGCGGTGAGGCGAGCCACAAAACGTGGCTGTCGCGCATCGCGTTTCGAGAATACATCGCGTGGCGGCGAAAACGACGCTTATTCCTCCCGCTAGAGGCCCTGCATCCCAAGTTGGATCGCAACTTCAGCGCGGTGGACGACGGCGAAGTCCTGCTGTCCGCTCTCCATCAGCTGCCATCGGCGCTTCGCGAGGCGTTTTTGCTGTACGAAGTTCAGCAAATGTCGATCGAAGAGATCGCAGAGGTGACGGCCTCACCGGTCGGTACCGTAAAATCTCGTCTGCATCACGCACGATCGAGACTGCAGTCGATGCTTGGCAGCACCTACCAGGAGATTCGTTATGAGTGCCGATAA
- a CDS encoding type II toxin-antitoxin system prevent-host-death family antitoxin, with product MTIRNVTETKAELSALLVLVENGEEVVISRAGKPVAKLVKIEPQKQPRKFGLLRGQGWISEDFDAPDPELEELFYEGPIEPTR from the coding sequence ATGACAATTCGCAATGTGACGGAGACCAAGGCCGAATTGTCGGCTCTGCTCGTTCTCGTCGAGAACGGCGAAGAGGTCGTGATTTCGAGAGCGGGAAAGCCGGTTGCGAAACTCGTGAAGATCGAACCGCAAAAACAGCCTCGGAAGTTCGGTCTGCTTCGTGGGCAAGGCTGGATAAGCGAGGACTTTGACGCTCCAGATCCCGAGCTCGAAGAGTTATTTTACGAAGGGCCAATTGAACCTACTCGTTGA
- a CDS encoding type II toxin-antitoxin system VapC family toxin, whose translation MNLLVDTRILVWTLLEPERIPRAFEHVLVDPSNEIWYSSLSVWEIVTKIQIGKMSLGRDFETAIKAQGLKYLPFESRHALKQFDLPLHHRDPFDRGLMAQAAYERLKLMTSDQTLRQYADNVDLIMVP comes from the coding sequence TTGAACCTACTCGTTGACACGCGTATCCTCGTTTGGACTCTTCTTGAACCCGAAAGAATTCCAAGGGCCTTTGAGCACGTACTAGTCGATCCGAGCAACGAAATCTGGTACAGCTCACTCAGCGTCTGGGAGATCGTGACGAAGATCCAGATTGGAAAAATGAGCCTCGGACGAGATTTCGAAACGGCAATTAAGGCACAGGGTCTGAAGTATCTGCCTTTCGAGTCTCGCCACGCACTGAAACAGTTCGATTTACCGCTTCACCACCGAGACCCGTTCGATCGAGGACTGATGGCCCAAGCCGCCTACGAAAGGCTCAAGTTGATGACTTCTGACCAAACTCTGCGTCAGTATGCCGACAATGTAGACCTCATCATGGTGCCATAG
- a CDS encoding TIGR03790 family protein — MLFASLVLAANNASRVLVVENTASPASIEIATDYMKKRGVTNVVKVECQDSALDAGKETMPYPDYQAKILAPIKAFLTKKSGIDFIVLTKGIPIRLTGAPNGVGNNRPSLDSTLAAMDYADRKDVVPVILNDSGFTGKCWANRFWDSKERFSHAKFGGYLVTRLDGYTVDDAKLLSTYAMQSEKMHPTGNILIDVAEGHGIGNIDKVPMSPVTDGKLDLHTINEMAYNEWDADMVVAGKKLEAKGIPVTVDRTDVFIGRKGNLAGYCSWGSNDPKFDHDGYELLRFEPGAIAETAVSTSGRTFLPTTGGQSLIADLIKGRVTGVKGYCDEPLLQAIASPTILFDRYTSGWTLAESYYAASRFVGWEDIVIGDPLCTPYSK, encoded by the coding sequence ATGCTCTTCGCTTCTTTGGTCCTCGCGGCCAACAACGCTTCACGCGTTCTGGTCGTCGAAAACACCGCCAGCCCAGCCTCCATTGAAATCGCGACGGACTACATGAAGAAGCGAGGGGTAACGAACGTAGTGAAGGTAGAGTGCCAGGATTCGGCTCTCGACGCGGGCAAGGAGACCATGCCTTACCCGGACTATCAGGCGAAGATTCTTGCACCGATCAAGGCATTTCTGACGAAGAAGAGCGGGATCGACTTTATTGTGCTGACCAAGGGTATTCCGATTCGGCTAACAGGCGCGCCCAACGGGGTTGGAAACAATCGACCTTCCTTGGACTCGACGCTCGCGGCGATGGATTACGCCGACCGAAAGGATGTGGTGCCGGTGATATTGAACGATTCTGGCTTTACGGGGAAGTGTTGGGCGAATCGCTTTTGGGACTCGAAGGAGCGGTTCAGTCATGCCAAATTCGGCGGGTACCTCGTGACTCGATTGGACGGCTATACGGTTGACGATGCCAAGCTCCTGTCGACCTATGCGATGCAGTCGGAAAAGATGCACCCGACGGGCAATATCCTCATCGACGTGGCCGAGGGGCACGGAATCGGGAATATTGACAAGGTGCCGATGTCGCCGGTAACGGACGGCAAGCTCGACCTGCACACGATCAATGAGATGGCGTACAACGAGTGGGACGCGGACATGGTGGTGGCGGGCAAGAAATTGGAGGCGAAAGGGATTCCTGTCACCGTGGATCGGACCGATGTTTTCATCGGCCGCAAGGGAAACCTCGCTGGGTACTGCTCTTGGGGAAGCAATGACCCCAAGTTCGACCACGACGGGTACGAGCTGCTTCGATTTGAACCTGGTGCGATTGCCGAAACGGCGGTTTCGACCTCGGGTCGAACCTTTCTGCCAACGACGGGTGGGCAGTCATTGATTGCGGATTTGATCAAGGGTCGGGTGACGGGCGTGAAGGGGTATTGCGACGAGCCGCTCTTGCAGGCGATCGCTTCGCCGACGATACTGTTTGACCGGTATACATCGGGTTGGACGTTGGCGGAGAGCTACTATGCGGCGTCGCGGTTCGTGGGTTGGGAGGACATCGTGATTGGCGATCCTTTGTGCACGCCGTATTCGAAGTAA
- a CDS encoding metal-sensing transcriptional repressor, producing MTAEERKAIDRRLARIEGQVRGLRRMVEQDAYCSDILQQVSAVDSALSQVSAAVASQHIKHCVLGHDTGEAHPVAKSMTREEVIEELDEVFSRLMRS from the coding sequence ATGACCGCCGAAGAACGCAAAGCGATCGACCGCCGCCTCGCCCGTATTGAAGGGCAGGTGAGGGGTCTGCGCCGCATGGTCGAGCAAGATGCTTACTGCTCTGATATCCTTCAGCAAGTGAGCGCCGTAGACTCAGCTTTGAGTCAAGTTTCTGCCGCCGTGGCCTCTCAACATATCAAGCACTGTGTGCTTGGACACGATACCGGCGAAGCCCACCCCGTCGCCAAGTCCATGACCCGAGAGGAAGTCATCGAGGAACTAGATGAGGTGTTTAGTCGCCTCATGCGTTCCTAA
- a CDS encoding heavy metal-binding protein, with amino-acid sequence MKLVLKIEGMSCQNCVAHVTKALKSISGVEDAIVDLGEGSAKVSGSNLNGQALIEAVEEEGYEAEVA; translated from the coding sequence ATGAAATTAGTTTTGAAAATCGAAGGCATGAGCTGCCAAAACTGCGTCGCTCACGTGACCAAGGCGCTGAAATCCATTTCCGGCGTTGAAGACGCAATCGTAGACCTAGGCGAAGGCTCGGCCAAGGTGTCGGGCTCTAACCTTAACGGCCAAGCACTCATCGAAGCGGTTGAGGAAGAAGGCTACGAAGCCGAGGTGGCATAG
- a CDS encoding heavy metal translocating P-type ATPase: protein MSTQHQHETQLDIQGMTCASCVRRVEKALANTTGVDSVNVNFANHQAVVVHSHDVATDDLTKAVDRAGYTAKPVNHSMHEHHSASEHAEHMRAESEHEMRSMLANVWLAAALTIPLVILSMAWHPRPEWANWLLFALATPVTFWCGRQFFVLSAKALRHGSTTMDTLVAMGAGAAWAYSTYALLTQSGHAQSEHVYFETGAVIVTLILLGRYLEARAKSHMSDSIRKLMNLAPKTATVLDEQGGESSVPLNAVKAGDRIRVRPGETVAVDGEIVEGESYVNESMITGEPIAVHKATGDSVTGGTVNERGSFVFRAEHVGSETILSQIAKMVERAQGSKAPMQGLADRVSSIFVPLVIVVAVATLIGYLATGHSFDAAVLPAVAVLVVACPCALGLATPTALMVGTGRGSELGVLVKDGKSLETAGSIRTVLLDKTGTLTQGKPSVTDVRPFGAWSEEDALTFAASLEAQSEHPIARAVVAAAKERNLAMAEVANFEAEQGQGVRGTVEGQEGFVGKPGMAKSVPDEVQQAIANLEEEGKTVFLVAKGDQYAVLAVADTLGEHSREAIDQLQSLQIRPVMVTGDNRATAEAIAKKVGIEAIEAQVLPADKAAIVQRYQKDGMAAMVGDGINDAPALAQADLGIAMGTGTDVAMETAGVTLLKSDLRGVAQAIRLARATLSTIRGNLFWAFAYNVVMVPLAAIGVMSPMIAAGAMALSSISVVLNSLRLRRFA, encoded by the coding sequence ATGTCCACTCAACACCAGCACGAAACCCAACTCGATATCCAAGGCATGACCTGCGCGTCGTGCGTCCGCCGGGTCGAGAAGGCCCTGGCCAATACGACCGGAGTCGATTCGGTAAACGTTAACTTTGCCAACCATCAGGCCGTCGTCGTCCACAGCCATGATGTCGCCACCGACGACCTCACTAAGGCTGTCGACCGGGCCGGGTATACCGCCAAACCGGTAAACCACTCGATGCATGAACACCATTCGGCGTCGGAACATGCCGAACACATGCGAGCCGAATCCGAGCATGAGATGCGGTCGATGCTGGCTAATGTCTGGCTGGCCGCCGCCCTCACGATTCCCCTCGTCATCCTGTCGATGGCGTGGCACCCGCGCCCCGAGTGGGCCAATTGGCTCCTCTTCGCCCTCGCTACACCCGTCACTTTCTGGTGTGGCCGTCAGTTTTTTGTACTCTCGGCCAAGGCTTTGCGCCACGGCTCGACCACCATGGACACGCTGGTCGCGATGGGTGCTGGAGCCGCGTGGGCATACTCCACCTACGCCCTCCTGACTCAATCCGGCCACGCCCAAAGCGAACATGTCTACTTCGAGACCGGGGCCGTCATTGTAACTCTGATCCTCCTCGGTCGGTACCTCGAAGCCAGAGCCAAATCGCACATGTCCGACTCCATTCGGAAGCTAATGAATCTCGCGCCGAAAACTGCGACGGTCCTTGACGAGCAGGGTGGTGAAAGTTCGGTTCCGCTGAACGCCGTCAAAGCGGGTGACCGCATTCGGGTTCGACCCGGCGAGACCGTCGCCGTCGATGGCGAAATAGTCGAAGGCGAGTCGTACGTCAATGAGTCAATGATCACCGGCGAGCCGATCGCTGTGCATAAAGCCACCGGCGATTCGGTGACCGGAGGAACAGTGAACGAGCGAGGATCGTTTGTCTTTAGAGCCGAGCACGTCGGCTCCGAAACGATACTATCCCAAATCGCCAAAATGGTTGAGCGAGCCCAGGGCTCGAAAGCGCCAATGCAGGGTCTGGCTGACCGGGTCTCGTCGATCTTCGTTCCCCTCGTGATCGTGGTCGCGGTTGCAACCCTGATTGGTTACCTCGCCACCGGACACTCGTTCGACGCCGCAGTTTTGCCCGCTGTCGCGGTCCTGGTCGTCGCCTGCCCGTGCGCCCTCGGCCTCGCAACTCCAACTGCCTTGATGGTCGGCACCGGGCGTGGATCTGAGTTGGGTGTGCTGGTCAAAGATGGCAAATCCCTCGAAACCGCAGGCTCCATCCGCACGGTCCTCCTCGATAAAACCGGTACTTTGACCCAAGGCAAGCCGAGCGTGACCGACGTTCGACCGTTCGGTGCCTGGAGCGAAGAAGATGCGCTCACTTTTGCTGCATCGCTGGAGGCTCAAAGCGAGCACCCTATCGCCAGGGCGGTTGTCGCCGCCGCCAAGGAACGCAACTTAGCCATGGCCGAAGTCGCAAATTTTGAAGCGGAACAGGGACAAGGCGTGCGTGGAACGGTTGAGGGCCAGGAAGGGTTTGTGGGCAAGCCTGGCATGGCAAAGTCCGTCCCAGACGAAGTGCAGCAAGCCATCGCCAACCTCGAAGAGGAAGGCAAAACCGTGTTCTTGGTTGCCAAGGGGGACCAGTATGCGGTGCTCGCCGTCGCCGACACTCTCGGCGAACACAGTCGCGAGGCAATCGATCAGCTTCAATCCCTTCAAATCCGTCCGGTGATGGTCACGGGCGACAACCGTGCGACCGCCGAGGCGATCGCTAAAAAGGTGGGGATCGAGGCGATCGAAGCACAAGTCTTGCCGGCGGATAAAGCCGCGATCGTCCAGCGGTATCAGAAGGACGGCATGGCGGCTATGGTCGGCGATGGCATCAACGATGCACCCGCCCTCGCCCAGGCTGATCTTGGAATCGCGATGGGCACGGGAACGGACGTCGCCATGGAAACCGCTGGCGTCACGTTGCTCAAATCCGATCTGCGTGGCGTTGCCCAAGCTATACGCCTGGCCCGAGCAACCCTATCCACGATCCGAGGCAATCTCTTTTGGGCGTTCGCCTACAATGTGGTGATGGTTCCGCTCGCCGCCATCGGCGTGATGAGTCCGATGATCGCTGCGGGAGCCATGGCTCTATCCAGTATCTCCGTCGTCCTCAACTCGCTGAGGCTTCGCCGATTCGCCTAA
- a CDS encoding ATP-binding cassette domain-containing protein, giving the protein MLQGFQLSLTLDPRVGPLFENLDLSVGDGEKVALIGRNGVGKTRLLRILAGVDPPSSGKVVRSGGAMPAYLPQDFDLGFAGTLADLHEDVPYHALARAASRVGLSVDLLHASYSTLSLGEKMRGAIAGLLAIEPTVLLLDEPTNHLDIHAKAWLTEFLRDCPESVLLVCHDRAVLNAVPEKIYEITSRGLESYSGNYEFLQQEKQEAQARQQREWDAHQHEARRLKVAAEGIRQRAVKTGKKPRGNNYDAFQKPFFEAKKARVEKQAKAVLKRVEREVHDAPDKPFMADSLKIEFPTKPLRSGVPLTVRGLSKSYGSRQLFEGLNLVVENRARVAIVGPNGCGKTTLFRILLGQEQADCGEFAWSSDACIAAMSQGRTAVPMDLPAFEAAGGDPEQARTLLACLGMRGLVGERPVRQLSVGERTKVEIASMILRGANVLMLDEPTNHLDIPSIEALEAALDAFPGVVLFVSHDLEFVERLASDVINISEG; this is encoded by the coding sequence ATGCTCCAAGGATTCCAACTCTCTTTGACGTTGGACCCACGTGTGGGTCCGCTATTCGAAAATCTCGATCTCTCCGTCGGCGACGGGGAAAAGGTCGCACTCATCGGCCGCAACGGCGTGGGCAAGACTCGCCTCTTGCGCATTCTGGCTGGGGTCGATCCGCCATCGAGCGGTAAGGTGGTCCGCTCCGGCGGAGCCATGCCCGCGTACCTGCCCCAGGACTTCGATCTTGGCTTCGCAGGCACCTTGGCTGATCTGCACGAGGACGTTCCATACCACGCTTTGGCTCGCGCGGCGAGTCGAGTGGGGTTGTCCGTCGATCTGCTTCACGCGTCCTATTCGACTCTCAGTCTGGGCGAGAAGATGCGCGGAGCGATCGCTGGCTTGCTGGCGATCGAGCCCACGGTTCTCTTGTTGGATGAGCCGACCAATCACTTGGATATCCACGCCAAGGCGTGGCTGACCGAGTTCCTGCGGGATTGCCCGGAGTCGGTTCTGCTCGTCTGCCATGACCGCGCCGTTCTCAACGCGGTGCCGGAAAAGATTTACGAGATCACGTCACGTGGACTGGAAAGCTACTCGGGCAACTACGAATTCCTTCAACAGGAAAAGCAGGAGGCTCAGGCTCGCCAGCAACGCGAATGGGACGCCCACCAGCATGAGGCGCGACGCCTGAAGGTCGCCGCCGAGGGCATCCGGCAACGAGCAGTGAAGACCGGGAAGAAGCCGCGTGGCAACAACTACGACGCCTTCCAAAAGCCGTTCTTCGAGGCGAAGAAAGCGCGGGTGGAAAAGCAGGCGAAAGCGGTGTTGAAGCGGGTGGAAAGAGAGGTCCACGATGCGCCGGATAAGCCGTTCATGGCTGATTCGCTCAAAATCGAATTCCCAACCAAGCCTCTTCGATCCGGGGTCCCGCTGACGGTGCGCGGCCTATCCAAAAGCTATGGCTCACGCCAACTGTTTGAGGGTCTGAATCTTGTCGTCGAGAATCGAGCGAGGGTCGCGATTGTCGGTCCGAACGGGTGCGGCAAGACCACGTTATTCCGCATCCTCCTAGGGCAGGAGCAAGCCGATTGTGGAGAGTTCGCTTGGTCCTCTGACGCGTGCATTGCCGCCATGAGCCAGGGTCGAACGGCGGTGCCGATGGACTTGCCCGCCTTCGAGGCTGCAGGCGGCGACCCTGAACAGGCGAGGACTTTGCTCGCCTGCCTTGGCATGCGTGGGCTAGTCGGCGAGCGTCCGGTCCGTCAGCTTTCGGTTGGCGAAAGGACCAAGGTGGAGATCGCCTCGATGATTCTTCGCGGCGCAAATGTGCTGATGCTCGACGAGCCGACTAACCACCTCGACATCCCTTCGATCGAAGCGCTGGAAGCGGCGCTCGACGCCTTTCCGGGTGTCGTGCTGTTCGTGTCCCACGATCTGGAATTTGTCGAACGCCTCGCTTCCGATGTCATCAATATTTCCGAAGGATGA